The Fundulus heteroclitus isolate FHET01 unplaced genomic scaffold, MU-UCD_Fhet_4.1 scaffold_195, whole genome shotgun sequence genome segment GGAATCAAATCTCAAAcatggaggaaaataaaatcagacagtGTAGCACCTCACTTTGACCAAATCTCTGTTTATTAGTGTTTTATTGTAGCTATGAACAAGAACCAAGTACAAGTAGAACAAGTAGTTCTAACTGGATAATGGGCAACTATTGTCAGAAAAGTGTTGAAGCATCATCTATAAATTGTCATTAAGGTCAAGAATTCAGCCATTCTAAACTTTCTGCAtcattttgatgtatttttgaTGATCATCTTGTTGGAAAAACAACGGTGAGCATGCATCAACCATATGAGTCATATTGTCACTTCCTTATGAAAGGATGTTAGTTACTATTAGGATGTCCAGCAATGATCCCTGGAACCGTAGAGGCACTGCTCTATAAGAAGCCGGCCATCAACATGGATTTTAAATGCCTTATTGGAAAATGTGATGGTGAGAACGTGTTAGGCATGCGCACTGAGATTGCAGacgttcattatttaaacaaaatgtccccaatatcaaggcaccTCATGAGGATTTAGCTATTGAACTTTTCTGGTCGAcgtagatatatagacacataaGTTTCTAACATAATTTAATTGGTAAgagaatctgtcttttttacaatattactctaaaGATACTGTTTCACTGATTGTTGAGAACATAGAGCTCCGACATCCTGTGTGGTCAGGCCCCACTGGCCGCAAATCCAGAGGCGCCACAGGTGTTTTCACAGGTATGTCACTGAAATCCTGGATGGGCAACACTACATCTCCTGCTCTGTAGTTTTGCCTACCTTCTGTCACCCATTCAGTCATGGAGCCTTCAGATGATGACACTCTCAAAATAGTGCGATTCAAAAATGCCTTTTGTGAAGATCTCACTCAACGAAGAGAGAACTCCAATTTCACCTGGCTCAAGATTGCTACTGCACCTGATCCCAAATTTAAGGATTAAAAATGCCTGCCTAAATCTGAGAGAGGGGAAGTGTGGAGTTCTTTAAACAAGCTGCTCAGAGAGGATAGGGATGTCCAGATCCAGGGTGCTGAAACAAGAGGGGAAGCATCTCTAAAGAAGAGGACCATGTCCACCTTCTTGCTTGCATCATCGGATTCAGACACAGACATTGAGTCCAGTCTGGtttgcaattatacactgttttaagttatttaatgtttattaaataaccctctgtctggtaagtattgtctggtgatgatcagctcttaagctcttaataacataaataaaatgaacatccagagaacatcactatgtaatgctgtttacctgaattaacacaatatttcgattaacaaatcctctctactagtttgttaatgcgattctccctccgggcgtctgaggtcgctgtagcaaatcggtggctaagagaatacaacataaagttatcaaaattgccttcaccaacattaatattcgatGTCCAACagtttacaagacatttcccaataaaccttttacttcaccctcaaGCTCCCTGTCTaaacctgtcctttgtctcgtgtcagttctgtccagtttggccattcacggaaggagcgttgaaagagggaagttgttggcttGTTATTGGCGGGCTAGCgttagctctgcagcagcatgtgggcTAACCACAGCATGTGGAGGGAATGGAGGCCTGAAGGTCCTCCAGGCAgcctctgacccggttgcagtccGATTTGAGCAGGGGTTTTTCTCAGTGGGTCATTCTGCTGGCTTTTCAGTGGAATCTGGGGTTCTCTTccctgtacaggctgaggagaaatacaacaaaactgtttttgcaTGCAAGATCCTTCTTCCTGCATCTGattatgaggttaagacagAAAACTTAACTCTGATCTCCCTTGACATTTTCTCCGGGCGACGAGAAGCTCTCTCCAGATGCTGGATGTGCGTCGGTCAGGCCTGACCAGGGCCTCATGGTCCAGGCCTTCTCCTTTGTCTCAGCAGTAAGGAAGGTCCAGGGAGGTGAGTTCCACAGAACGACTGCTCTGGGGAATATGTAGCTTTTGGATCTTCCGTCAtatggctgctgaggaaggagaccccccccccccctccacctcctccttgGGAGCCCCAGAGGAgtgtgtctcagcagcttggaATCGGTGAGAGGTCgcaggagagaagagagagtctgtgtctgtgggaggaaggttttaTAGCAAGAGAGAACCTCTGCTGGGAAGAAGGGCCGTCCAAGCTGTGAGGGTCTGATGTTGCAtccagagtggaattcctttgtgtCCCCCTCCATACtacatgttcagaattcaatctgagatcaattattcatcatggcgtaATTATAGCATAACAAGTCAAACTACACTGGACCGCAGCAAATCAGAATTGAAAAGTTGCATGGATGACTGTCCTCTGCAGTGGTGGTCAAAAAGACAAGACTCATACCCTATACTAGCACTTATTGCCTGCAAATGTCCCTCAACCCACGGTACCCTGTTAGAGACTGTTCTCCCTCTCAGACCACATCATTCAGGAAAAGCgagttgctctgtcttctgttaAGATTGGTGTGCCTTAGTAGTTTTGTTTCCAAGCTATAGCTGAAATGCTCTGCAAGTTCCTAAATTGCAGTTCACACTAAACCAGACTGATTTCCaaactgatttttgttttttcagtcaCAAAAGGAAATACGGTAACACACTTTGGTTATCATGATGTGCTTTTTTATGCAAAAGTAAAGTAGTATAAGTAGTAAAGTAAAGTATAAAATGCCTTTTGTTCAATTGGTGACTAAATTAAATACTTAAATTATCTCTTTTATAAGCTGTCTGAAAAGCTGATTAATTGCGATTGATTTTATAACAGATttgcaattaattaattattttgtattaatcGATTAGAAGCcccataaaaaatattattctctAGAGCATGCTCTATGAACACTTGGAAatattggaaaatgtttttgattatttctgCCAGTTCGTTTGATCACTCTGTCACTAAAATATTATATCAGAAACATAGATGTCTTTTCAAATAATTGTATGCCTTGTTTTAGTAAGGTATCTATTTTAGATTATTATCATAATAATCACTAAATGATAAAGCCAGATGGAATCTGGCATTATATTTGCATTCTCAACAAATGTAAATTATTTGGTGGAAATGTGAGATGCAAGAAATGTtttaggaaaaaacacaaaataaaatcaaagtagCAACAATAAGCTCATGTTTATACTGGTAACATAGTAAAGATTAACCTAACATAAGTCACTGAGAGACTCGATAGACGTAGGTCAAGTCAGCGTTGTTTACCCATGTAAGtgaaaaatatgactgtaaatgtttcaaacacagccatattaaacatatttaaatcaaATGGAGAGTGTACATGTGAAAGAGAATGGTGTTGTTAGACTGAACTTTGGTTTTAAGTGcaaaggtgaaaaaagaaacaaaaggtaaacattaaaaaatccAAGGCGGGGAACTAACCACACGCAGTCTTCTTTTTAATGCTTCAAAGGTTTATTTTCACAAGGCCAAAGAAAACAGGAACGTTTTTTGATTATATGATACTAtttaattaaagagaaaaaatccACTTGCTGTTTATTTCTGGCCTAGTTGCATTAAAGAGAAATTGAagcaaagaagcagaaagagatTTTTGGATATCTATGATGATGGAAAAAGTCGAGttaacagaaacacaacaagGATCCTCCACTAGATACTGTTTTAAGCATCTGGGTGAACGTCTGAATCATCAGACTTCCTTGGCGCAGACGGAAGGAAGACGGACAGAACAGATGTAGTCATCCCAGCACTTTTCATCTATaggagcaaaaggaaaacagtcaacatcacagaaacaaaaccctgaagAGGTCTACACAGTATCATAATTATGGTAAAAGTTAATATAGTGAAACGTCTTATCCCTAAAATAGTCTGTATAAGATCCTGCCGTTAGTCCAGTAAATATGTCTATGGTAGCAACTTATCACCTAAGAGTCCTTTTGTCAACTATAAAACACACTCATATTGGATATGAGTTGGCTGACTGACATGCTGTCAGTCAGCCAACTGCCAAATGTATGCTGACGACACAGTAATTTATGCATCAGCTAAGACACCGACTATCGTTGCACAGACCCTTACCAAGGAAATGAAGAGTGTATCAATATGGcttaaagaaaataatctgacgcttaatgccaaaaagacgGTATCTATGTGCTTCTCAATAAGAGGGAAAGCAAAATGTACCATTAAATTAGATCAAGAAGCGATAGAGGAAGTTGAggaatttagatttttaggCATTATTCTGGATTCCCAacttaaatttaataaacacaTTAATAAATTCTGTAAGACTGTCCGGATAAATCTAAACTGTTTTAGAATGATGAGGCAGCATATACCTGTTAAAGCAGCTTTGTTGTTCTTGCATGCCATGATATTTTCTCATTTATCTTATTGTGTTACTGTATGGGGTCAAGCCTCCCAGACAACAGTTAAACCTATTTTATCACTATACAAACAAGCATTGAAAATTATGGATCAGAAACCAAATAGGTGGCATCACTGTTTGATTGTACAGAAATATAAGCTTTTAGATTTTGATagttttattaagttttcttttcttaagatgatttttaaatgcacaaacaatATAGCTCCAGCCGTACTCTGTccttttgtgacaaaaataaatacacggaGATTTAACAATAGGAGAGCAGCGGGTGGCAACTGTGTAGCAGAGGGGCGCAAAACTACTTTTGGACAGTCAAGTTTCTCAGTGGCAGGGATCCGTTTTTGGAATGATTtaccaacagaaataaaaatagaaactgacctgaaaacatttaatagaaaggtgaaacattggctgaaagaaaatcaaatatgtgAACATTGAGTCATTATGATggtgttgttttgtgtaatgttgttaggatgtgtaaaatgttaatggttgtcttttataatgtattttatatatgattgtgcaatgtgagctacgttttaggaaaatgtattttataaaggcctgactggggactggggttgcaaattagcctagaggctagaaacctttcatgcaacacatttatacattttgttatggctctgcctattacaattatgaatgtaataatgtgcgctgcattgtccctgacaaataaactactaaaaaaaaaaaaaaaaaaaaaattctctttcACCTGAATAGTTCATCTGCAAACAGTGCTGGTATCCTCCATCATTATTAGGCTCTCCATGACACCAGTTTGTATAGTGCAGAGGGCTTCCATCACTCCACAGCCAAACGCTCGTCTGAAAGAAAGAATTCAGTAAATGACACGTTTCATTCAGTGTTTCGCAAAATACTTCATACATACACTGTACTGTTGAAAATACCTCCTGTGCATTAGTGCCTCCAATCCATGTCACTTCGGATCTGTAAGTTGCCGTAGTTATCAGAGACTGAACCTGATGGTACTCGTCCAAGTCATGAACTGATGCCAGGTTTGCCCCCATGGACAGACAGTATCTCTACAGACAAACACCATGGTGTGGAGAATTAGTAGCTGAGTGTTGTTAATAAAGAATATTGAAATAAGAGAGATTAACAGAAGATAAAGCACAGTGTTGATAGAAATCACCTCAGCTCTAGCCCAAGACATGCGTCTGGGAACATAGCGAAAGCAGCGATTGTTGATTGGAGACCAGCCGGGAGGACAAGAAGATCTCTGGACCAAGTCAACTTCTTCTGATGACAAATGGATGGAGAGTCTCGGTCAAAGATGCTGTAGCCACCAATACTTTGATAATACCTTTATTTAATATTACAGGTTATAACACCAAGATGAGACAAAATCAAAGGtattaaaaaacataacagtACAGTGTCACTTCAtgagatgtttatttaaatatttaattcctGGTTTGTCTCAATCATTAATGAGGCAACCTAATTTGTTTTGTGTAAATTGTTACTCAATTGAAGCAaagcgccctctggtggtgaTATGCTGGACTGCTAACTAGAAGCTTATAGTAGGGTAAAAGGTTTGCTCACTTAATCacaatgagcaaaaaaaaaaaaaaaacagtgaatacTTTGCATGTAGTTCAAAAGGACCAGGAATACAGTTTAAGATTAATTATCTACTTCATTATCTCaagaaaaagtatgtttttatttttgatgctaCAAGGAGACATAAATGTTCTATTAATTATGGATTAGTTAGGGCTACTAACGCGCAAGCTGAGGAAATATAACAATGACAAAACAGACCCACTGATCTTGATCAGTTGAGCCATCATCTGGTTCAGCTGTGGACATTATAAACAGGAGTTAGTGAGATTCTTTGTGTGTCTTAGTCTTGCTACATAAGTTGAATACTTAATAAATGCTCACGGTCAGCTCTGGTCTGAGCCATCACAGAGAAAACCAGGACACACACAGCCAGCAGcttcatgatgaggtgatgagaTGATGCAGATTTGAAAGCTGAAATCAagtcaaaataaagcaaacatgttAAGAACATTCAGTCTCATAATGTTGAAAAAGATAAGCAGAAATGTAATCAGCCAACCTAATGCAGAAGGATCTGTTTCCTGAATCAGCCAGCACCAGCTTGCCTTCACTATGGAATCACAGGCTACTTATAGAGATTCTAAACATGCCATCATCCACAAAATGGGGAAATTCTGCAGAATTTCCCTCCTTGACCAGAGCTGGGTCCAAGAGTATGTCATAATTCACCACATGGAGCAAAACCCACAACTAGTCTTTTGTGCCTCTCCTTGTGAAACTTGCACTAAGAAGGGTTTGTCAAGGCTTTTACAACAAGAGGTTGTTCTAGGTGACAGTCTGATTATTTTATCAGACAGACCTTTTTGGATAGTAACACGTTAAGGGACACTAAAGGCTTTAAACGAGATACAAGAATGTTGCGGGTTATTTGTTGTACCCTTTTTCCGACTGTTGAAATCCTAATGTGTTGTTTAGACGTTTATGTAAATTGTCCCTTTAAAGAGAATTTGAAGGGAAAAAATTAGTTTCTTGTGCCTGACACTTTTGTGTGCTTTCCAGGGGCAGGgcaatcaaacttttttacagcagcaggccacacactatcaggtaggagggtgcacttatgccggtgcccgagtcccagaggggagaattttgaaaaatacagtctccctgatgtattttggaagctttcaagacaggtgattatttaaagaatagagtcagagtgcatgttttaaattgaataaaaggcaaaaaaaataaaataagtgaaTCATTAgttctttaaaaacaacctttgttttttttaattattattcttaaaacattattttttcacatgatgttatcatcatgttttaacaaggtaaggtaatctccatttgcataaaattagttgaatttgaattactagcaccatataaaacagatcagattaggtatAAGACAACTTACTAACTTCAATCAGAACACCAACAatgttttgatccgggtttttcgcgcatgcgcgcagGACTGgaaggcaaaaggcgaacacaatggtgaacgaaaacaaagaaaaaggcGAGTTCTTgacgtatttttgttctttaaataatgtatcacaagatcgttataaGAGTAAATTGATTGTTGATGGTATCCGATTGCCAGATCCGTCCAGCAAAatcctgaagggacggagcgagtctgtgaaatgctggccaagtgtcccgtatacagctac includes the following:
- the LOC118558998 gene encoding ladderlectin-like, producing MKLLAVCVLVFSVMAQTRADQEVDLVQRSSCPPGWSPINNRCFRYVPRRMSWARAERYCLSMGANLASVHDLDEYHQVQSLITTATYRSEVTWIGGTNAQETSVWLWSDGSPLHYTNWCHGEPNNDGGYQHCLQMNYSDEKCWDDYICSVRLPSVCAKEV